The following is a genomic window from Apodemus sylvaticus chromosome 10, mApoSyl1.1, whole genome shotgun sequence.
ccaacaaggccacacctcttaatagtgctacTTTATGCCGGtgccggtggtggcacacgcctttaatctcagcacttgggaggcagaggtaggcagatttctgagttcaaggccagcctggtctacagagtgggttccaggacagccaggactacacagagaaaccctgtcttgaaaaaacaaaaacaaaaccaaaaaaattagtGCTACTtacatgggccaagcatattcaaacaaccacaaatCCCCATTAacataataagtaaatataaatatatgtccaGCACAGTGCTTTCACACAACAATGCCTAGCGTGTGAGAGCTATTGTTTTTATTGAGTAATGTTTCCCAAAACCTGTCTTAAGGGAATATGCTGCTAAATAGAGGCAGCCTGGGAATTAGGTGGCCCTGTCACCAGACTTGTATGGGGTACTATACTCAGAGCCTAGATCCTTCACTTACACTCTTTGTTTTATCTCTAAGGTTGCGATGTTTCTTCAAGAGGGTTAAGAGAGCTTATCTTAATTTATCTGTATTTGTAGTTAAGTAGTTGTTAAGCACAGTAACCATAATAAACCATTATTGAATAGAAATGGGCCtgtgatcatgatgaatgatggaAATGATGTCATCATGATGATATCATTCTTAGATTGTTTAAGGTTCTTCTCAATTAAAgggtctttctctcttttttttccattttgttgttgctgttattgttttattttttggattttggttttttcgagatagggtttctctgtatagccctggctatcctgtagaccaggctggcctcgaactcagaaatttgtctgcttctgcctcccagagtgctgggattacaggcgtgcgccaccaccgcccggctagatgGGCAGTGTTCTATTAGTAACATCATACCACTTGaccccagagagtggcactattaggaggtgtggccttgttggaagaactgTCTCACTGTTAGGGTCTGATTTGAGAGCCTCTctctagctgcctgggagccagccTTCTGGCTGCCTTCCGATTGATTAAGATATAGAACTCTAAGCtctttcttcagcaccatgtctgccagtACTCGGCCattgataatggattgaacctctgaacctgtaagccagctccaattaaatgttgtcttttataagagttgccttggtcatggtgtcttttcacagcaataaaaccctaactaagacacctgcacacactttttgttgtgtgtctgttttgtttcttggcttCAGTCAGATATTTGAGtttatcttgtcttttttttaagatagctAGTCTTGGGCAAAGCCCCTTAAAAGATCCTGCCTCCTGTGGTTGCCtaaaaagatgaagaagagacAAAAACTTCTGACACAGCCTAGGCTTTTGTTCTTTCTGATATCTGACCGAGCAGAGTCTCTAGGAAGTTAATTCCTACCTGCCTCTGGTTTAAACTGTATGGTATGGTCATACTAGATTAAACCTCTTCACCAAGACCCTTTCTCaattaagaaaaacacaaaactgggagtggtagtgcatgcctgacctgtcttccccccccccccccaaaaaaagcaaataaataagagATTCAGTGACTGCAAAGGGATTAGAAAAGATGTGTCAGGAATGCATTTGGATTAGcgtttgtctttattttatgtgtctgtgtatctttgTGAGAGTATATTCTTGTGAATGCAGATGCTCAAAAATTCCAGAAAAGGGTGTTTGACTCTTCCCAGCTGAAGTTAGGCAGCTGTGAGAAACTCagtatgggtgctaggaaccaaactcaagtcctcatttGCCATCTTCTGGTTTCCAAGGGTACCAgccatgtatgtggtacacagacatcttcagacaaaatacccatatatgGACAGTAGAATCCAGGCAGTGtggcacatatttttaatcccagaactcagaaggcagagaaagaaagatggatctgtgttccaggacagccagagttagtgagaccctgtctttaaaaaataaaaaagatcattAGAACTACTACTAAGCTACCCCTCCAGtccccttttctcattttctaaaattttggaACAGGGCCTCACTATTTCCTGGGTAGGCCTTTACcctgtgattctcctgtctcagtctcctgagtattATGAGGATTATGAGGATTATAGGCTTATGCCTGTAAATGTATTATTGTGTGTCTATGATATATGAGTGCTACAGTGCACATCTGGAGGTAAGAGAAAATTTTGTGACATGAGTTTCCCTTCCACCTcaacatgggttctagggatggaACTCTAGTCTCTAGGCTTTCTCTGGCAAAGAGAGAAAGTGCCTATgtagtgcctttacccactgaaccatctgcaCATTGAGACCTGTTTCAAACCCTTCCTCCTGAAAAATACTTTCTAGCATACTATTTGCTAatttgcagggggtggggggtagacTTTTTCCAGGCTTATGTTTACAAGATTAATCCTACCATTTTAATTTGTATAATTCAGGTACAcatactatataaaatatatattccaaactcaatcttttctcttttttcttgatTCTAGATTCTTACTAATTCGTTTAAAAGAATTCTGTGGAGAATTTCTCAAGAAAAAACTTCATCTCTCAAATTGTGTGGCCATTCATAGCTTAGCCCACATGTATACCCTGAGCCAGCTTGCTCTGAAAGCTGCAGATATGATACGGAGAAATTTCTATAAAGTCATTCAGGATGAAGAATTTTATACTTTACCTTTCCATCTCATTCGAGACTGGCTTTCAGACTTGGAAATTACTGTGGATTCTGAAGAGGttctttttgaaacagttttGAAGTGGGTTCAGAGAAATGccgaagagagagagagatactttgAAGAACTTTTTAAATTGCTCAGATTGTCCCAGATGAAACCCACCTACCTTACTCGGCATGTCAAACCAGAGCGGCTGGTGGCCAGTAATGAAGTTTGTGTCAAGCTGGTGGCTGAAGCAGTGGAGAGGCATGCGCTCAGAGCAGAGAATATGCAGTCTGGCACACTGCAGCATCCCACTTCGCAAGTCTCACTGCTACCTCGCTATGGACAAAACATGGACGTAATCATGGTTATCGGAGGAGTGTCCGAAGGAGGAGACTATTTAAGTGAATGTGTGGGATATTTTGTTGATGAGGATAGATGGGTAAATCTGCCCCACATTCATAATCACCTTGATGGACATGCTGTTGCAATTACAGAATCTTACGTGTATGTTGCTGGCTCCATGGAACCAGGGTTTGCTAAGACTGTGGAACGATACAACCCAAACCTGAATACATGGGAACACGTTTGTAGTCTGATGACCAGAAAGCACTCTTTTGGGCTAACAGAAGTCAAAGGGAAGCTGTATAGTATTGGAGGACACGGCAATTTTAGCCCTGGCTTTAAAGATGTGACTGTTTACAATCCTGAGCTTGATAAATGGCACAACTTAGAGTCAGCACCAAAGATTCTGCGAGATGTCAAAGCACTAGCCATTGAGGACCGGTTTATATACATTGCTGCCCGCACGCCTGTGGACCGGGACACTGAGGATGGACTGAAGGCCGTAATTACTTGCTATGATACAGAGACTCGACAGTGGCAAGATGTGGAATCTTTACCGCTTATTGACAATTACTGTTTTTTCCAGATGTCTGTGGCCAATTCAAACTTTTATCAGACAGCATCATGCTGTCCCAAGAGTTACTCTTTAGAAAATGAAGAGGCAGTAAGAAAAATTGCCGGTCAGGTATCTGATGAGATCCTTGAAAGCTTGCCTCCAGAAGTCCTAAGCATCGAAGGGGCAGCCATTTGCTATTACAGAGATGATGTCTTCATTATTGGAGGCTGGAAAAACAGTGATGATATTGACAAACAGTATCGGAAAGAGGCCTACCGATATTGTGCTGAGAGAAAGAGGTGGATGCTCCTTCCTCCAATGCCTCAACCCCGTTGCAGGGCCACTGCTTGCCATGTCAGGATTCCCTACCGGTACTTGCATGGCACACAGAGATACCCCATGCCTCAAAACTTAATGTGGCAGAAGGACCGCATCCGACAAATGCAAGAGATACATCGGCACGCCCTGAACATGCGGAGAGTGCCAAGTTCCCAGATTGAATGCTGAGCTCGCCAGCGCTTACAGCTGAAGACTGTTTGTTCTCCCTGTTCTGTGAGGCTGGAGATGCCTGGACTGTTACTTGGAAAAGTATGTCAGTGACTTATTTTCTACTTGGACTTATTACCGTATATAAAAGAAGTGTAGTTAAAAAACAAATAGGAAACTCAGTTCAatgtggtaattttttttttaggttgcaGTCCTGACTTTGGTTTGTGTTTATATGCTGGCAAATTAGATCTTATTAAAGAGAAGTGGGGGAAAGCAGGTgtagttacttggccttttttttgcCAACAACTAACTCCTTTGTCTTAGGGACTTACATGGGGCTCTAAGCACCAGTGTTATTTGCACATTTACTTTGatattcctttaagtttttttATGACTTGTTTATTTTCAGTGATACAAATTTATGCATTAAGTTCTCATCTGTAGGAGACATGTGCAATAGTGAAGCTGGATCTGAAGGTAAAAGCACAGTGTTTCAGCAAGGATGACCTCAGAATGTTAGCACTTATGTTTTGCTGTATGCATTTATCTACAAGTGCTGGTTTTGTTCCTTGGAAAGGGTGACCAATGAGAAGTTTGCGAGTGGCACATCCtctggtttgtttggtttcttctgCAGCTTTTATAGACTTGAACATCATTCTGAGATGATAGTTTGGAAGGTATTAATGTTTACCTGGTTATCTAGAGAAGGAGTTACACAGGTGTAGTTTATTTCTTGAAGAGAAGTGCGCAGTGTAGCTgagaaagcaaatgaacaaaacattCGAAACACTTTGAAGGGTTGTCACTGTGTTGATGAGGATGCGGTATGCCATGACAATCAATACACTATGCCTTCAGTTTGTCTTTTTGCTCCCCTGAATATTATATAGCCTCTTCATCAGTTCTTTCTGCAAGTAAAGCTTTCAAATGGCAAGGAAGTAACAGTTTAGAAAATACTGCTAAGAGAAGCCATGTTATTTCTGGCCCCTGATTGTCATAATATTTTACCTAGTTGCCCTAGACTTCTACTtctgtacatatttttattgcaTTCCCTAAAGTAGTCTtgttcgggttttttttttttttggttttttttttttttgagacatggtctcactatgtagccttggttggcctggaactcactaggtagatcaGGCTTTGACCATATATAGATTCTGAGGGACAAGCATCCAAGGTCCAAGAAGCAGTTTCAGCAGCAGCTGCTTCTACTCTTTCCAGTTCTCTGCTTTTGTTGAGCTGTGACAGTGATGTTGGACATTCACATTCCTCtaattctttgtatttattataattttctgGAGCTGCTATTTTATAGTTCATATTCATGATCTTTAATTTTCAGTTGCGTTGGGTATATCTTTGAGTCCCATTCTCTCAGTATCTGCGCATTCTTTTTTGGAGGATTaacccttctcttttgagccttgTGCAGGTTGTCATATTGCTTTCGAACTGTTTTTGATAATAAATTCCTACTCAGTACATTGGATATTTTTGTTCATATGTAGATACTTAGAATATATAATTTCCCAGTTTTCATTAAGCATCTGGATCTAATTTGTACTTAGTTTTGTACCTTGTGCAGGGCTTTAGACTTGGCACTCTCACCCTTAAGCTTTTGTGGGTAATCTTGATCTTGTTCTGTGACGATTTCAAATTTTGATATCATTTAATTCTAGATGCGGTATTGATATATATTGATACATGTAGAAATATCattcttttctcctgtttttgttttaatgcaaATCTCAAATTAGATCTTCCCTCTCACTTTGTATGATCTAACCTGTATTCTTATGATTTTGtctttgatgtttttgtttttgttttttaagacaaagtctatgttgtcttggctggcctggaactctctatgtagaccagactggcctggaattcacatagatccgcctgcctctgcctgggagtAAAAGGCAAGTCCTGCCATGCTGGGCTTGATGGCTCTTTAGTACACTACTTTCATTTTCTACTTCTTCAGTTTGTTTTGTAAGTAGTTCATGGTGTTTAGTTTGTCTTTCATGTAAATTGACCATATCTGGGACCTTTAGAGAAGAGACATTAACACATCCTCAGTTACTGGTTCAGATGATTATGTCATTGGGGTTTTcctggcatttctttctttctgattagTCATTCCTTTCAACTTACTTACCTGCAGATATTTTCACTCCCATCACATCTTTTCTGAGCACTGTTATACTGGACTGGCTCTGAGGCTGTGACTATTCTTCGTATTCAGAAAGGATTTCCACATTGATATTTGATACAACATTGATGTCATCTATTATAGTCAGTCCAAAGACATCTTGCATAATTTCTTGATTCATAATAGCATTCATGAAGGCTCTTCTCTCCTTATGTCAATAGCTTTACATACACTCATAAAAGCTCAGCTATAATTTTCACTCACAGCTAGTGTAATGCAGTCTTTGTTTCTTTAGTATTCACTTCATGTTCAAAGGTTTTTGTAGGTTGGAGAACACAGTTGCTTTGAGCGTCCATGATATTTGGGTCAGCACTGTTCCAGTGGAATAGAGGCACACTCCCTTCTTGACACTGTAGAGTCATCAGACCTGTGCAGCCACTACTCAAGGATAGTCATACACACAAGTAGTGTATAGAGCAGGTGGGAGTACAGATAATCCACAAGAAGCTGTATCACTGAAAAGTCCCATCATATCATGGACTTTGACTTCATGGAAGTCACATTAAGGAATACCCATTTTTCTGACTTTCTATACACTCCTGAGCTTTATGTAACTTATCTTTCAGGCTAAATCTTTGAACACTCAGTTAACTCCGTTttaagtgctggagagatggatcagcaatCAAAAGTACACTTGCTGTgatgggttcccagcacccacttcattAATGCAGCTTACAAGCCTAACCCcacctccaggggatctggtaccTTTGGCACCTGTACTCACAAGGACATACCCACATTcagacatatacatgtatatataattgaAAGTAAGCTTTTCATTTCATAAAGGCTCTCCTTGAAGTTGGGTATGGTAGTATttaacctgtaatctcagcatttgggaagcaaaggcagaaagTTCAGGAGTTCTGAGCCAGACTAGTTAGCATCCATGTCAACAACAAAAGTGTAACTAATAAgaataaaagcataaaaataaaaaattaactcctGATAGTACTgtaaatccattttttttctttaagaatgtctACCTTCTCACACATTCTGGAGTATTCTGAAAAAGTTAAAGTACAATCATCTGTGCCTTCCATATTCCATTAGAGTTAACTTTATTATATGATAGAATATCAGAAGCACAACCAGAAACTTTATCTGTTTACTAAACACTAAATGCGCTTGGATTCCATACTGATaactgagcccagggccttgcacatgctacgGAAACACTCCACCAACTGAGTTGCTTCCCCAGTTCTTTCTGTAGCTCCCTAATAACAAGTCTCGGGACTCTAAGAAGCACTCATTAGTTGTAAAAGGTCTGCCCAGCTAACAGTCTTTGAAGCTCAGCGAAGGAAGCTTGCCTTTCTCTCGGTCCACAAGTCATTTAGTATCTCATCAGGATGCCAGCTTTCTCTGGGAAAAGGTTCATGTATTTTGATTTTGGCGTTTTGGTCCCAGAGTTATATTTTGCAACAGTCACCACCAAGTTGTTATTAGGGCCATCTTTTTGTCATCTTTTCATTTCATGGCAGACAATATAactcctaagttgattgaaaccACTGTCTTTTTGACTCGGCAGGCAGCCTAGGCCTTGGCTGAATGAAGGGGTAAGTCCTTCCTTGCATGATGGTGTGCAGGTTTTCCTGACTACCGAGTTTCTAATTTTTATATGTGAGTTCACGTGTGTGGCTTCACCACCATAACTTGCCTCCTAAATACTCTTgttaggaaggaaagaaactagATTTGCTTAAATCTGTTCAAGGCTGACATTCTGAAATTTTAAACTGGACTTAACAATATTTGTAGTAATAATCATGCAGGTTTAATATGGTTCTTTGGgaaagaaatttcttttatgaaaagtttaaaaaaaaaaacagctttttaaaagcttattcaagaggacttttgttttgttgctttagTTTTTCTTAGTTGGAAAGAGAGGTGTCCATTACACCAAAAAAGTAAGGGTGGTCTATTATGAGTCCAGGCTACTTCCCACATTATAATGGAACCCTTCCTATCTTCCCTTTAAACTGAGAATGTCAGTCATGAGCTTAGAGCTTAAGCGATCATCACTTGCAGCTGTTGCATGATTAGTCTTGTGTATCCCAATAGCTTTGCTTTTCTGTGCcagtttaaaataacatttttgctAAGGACATTTAAAATTAACTGataccagttttgttttgttttcctggttgTGTGTAGTATTTCCAGGACCAAAAATTTCCTTAAATTACTGAACTTAAAAAAAGACTCTCAGTCTGTAAAGCCGGAGAGCCCATTTTTGTGCTTTGATCCGTCATAGCTGGTAGGCAGGTTCCTGTGCACACTTTCCCCTCTCTGACtgcagcatgtgtgtgtttgaaatgcTTTCCTCTCTGCTTCACGATTCTAGTGTCAACACTATCAGTAGACTGGAGCTGTGTTACATATTT
Proteins encoded in this region:
- the Klhl11 gene encoding kelch-like protein 11, which encodes MAAAVAAAAAAAAAAASFQVLEMESMETAVAGSASLAAEVRGSGTVDFVTGAGISTLVDTGGGDPGPEAEDFECSTHCSELSWRQNEQRRQGLFCDITLCFGGAGGREFRAHRSVLAAATEYFTPLLSGQFSESRSGRVEMRKWSSEPGPEPDTVEAVIEYMYTGRIRVSTGSVHEVLELADRFLLIRLKEFCGEFLKKKLHLSNCVAIHSLAHMYTLSQLALKAADMIRRNFYKVIQDEEFYTLPFHLIRDWLSDLEITVDSEEVLFETVLKWVQRNAEERERYFEELFKLLRLSQMKPTYLTRHVKPERLVASNEVCVKLVAEAVERHALRAENMQSGTLQHPTSQVSLLPRYGQNMDVIMVIGGVSEGGDYLSECVGYFVDEDRWVNLPHIHNHLDGHAVAITESYVYVAGSMEPGFAKTVERYNPNLNTWEHVCSLMTRKHSFGLTEVKGKLYSIGGHGNFSPGFKDVTVYNPELDKWHNLESAPKILRDVKALAIEDRFIYIAARTPVDRDTEDGLKAVITCYDTETRQWQDVESLPLIDNYCFFQMSVANSNFYQTASCCPKSYSLENEEAVRKIAGQVSDEILESLPPEVLSIEGAAICYYRDDVFIIGGWKNSDDIDKQYRKEAYRYCAERKRWMLLPPMPQPRCRATACHVRIPYRYLHGTQRYPMPQNLMWQKDRIRQMQEIHRHALNMRRVPSSQIEC